The Malus domestica chromosome 10, GDT2T_hap1 nucleotide sequence aagtgctttggtggctcaTGGGATTTCaacggtggttctgacagaacatcataaatgtaggatcacccttgAGTGTTGTATGCCTGACTGTACTTAGGCTAATTATGttctggttgtgtatttcactTTTAATCTCGCTCTAGCACTTTATCTTAGCTAGTACTGctagtagtttggtttttattcacTCGTATTTCTCTATATCAATTTTGCTTCCGaattgtgcacatggttacgtcactctcacgtgacgaccagcatgccctgatttaggtcggggtgtgtcaattgaTCTCATAAATAGTAAACCTAATTAGatcattagaaatagttgagaaattaaaactaaaagtccagaaaattcaattagtacaaaaaaaagttaattcAACAACTCTTGGGTTATTTGTTTGATCTTTGATTCTTGAACCAATAGGAAATATATTCAAGCTTTACAAGAAATTAGTAAATTGGATAAGGAACAAGTTGGTTTTACAAATTTTGCATCACAAGTAgctaaaaaaatatttcaattttggACAAATAATTTAGTTATCCAGTTAGTATTaaatttaacagaaaaattagatcaagttgatgagcaaataataaaaattattaaagttTTACATAAAACATCTTTTTCATTACCACTGTTTTTAGTACCAAAATTAGAAAATCCAACATTGCACAAATAACCATATTAAAAAACCTAAGATGAACCTTTTTGATAAATAGAaaatgaaactttgcaggagaaaagaaaaagacataGTGAGAGCAAAATAAATTTATCTTAGTGAGATAGAAGTacaataatttattagatacttatatgacaaaaataaaacgaCTAATAGGAGAAATAATTTCGACAAATTGTTGACCCCAACACTTGGAGCTGGTGGAAGAACAATGCATTTCCTAAGACACTTTTTCTTTGAGATGCTTTGAGTCTAGTTCTTGCTAACTCCAAAATGAGGGACACCAAgacttcattttcttctttacaGTACAAGCCCGAGATAAACGTCTAAtaaatgagaaatttttcagtgtgtcgGAAATACGATCAGGTACTCTAAGTGTTATAATACAAATAGTaatatacttaaattttttttaaccacttatattataacacatgGTATACCAAATAATGTTTCTAACAAAGTCCCCAACAACGACGGGTAGGCTAGTTTAGTAGGACAGTCTGCAAGTTCGAAACCTCATTTTGTGAATTAACTTCAAGTAATTTACACTGTCctcttgtttaaaaaaaaaataaaaaaaataaaataattgtccAAGTCAGTGGCATATCCTGTAAATGTGAAAAACTTGCAGGGTCGTTTTCCCAACCGGTCATCCTCCTCAACCTCAAACTCCCATCTCCTTCCCTACTGCTTTCGGATAAatttgtttgttgttgtttttttttaataaaataattcaaggaaatcaaaattagggtttggatTTCCCCAATTAAGTTCCATTGCTTTCAATCAACTCATAATTTGCGCGTGATACGACTCGTTTTGAATTTTGGGTTCTGGGTTAAATATTTTTCGTATCAGAAATGGCAGAATCCGATCACCAGAATTCAATGTACAGCACCGGAGGAGGAGTGACACAGAGTAACCAAGTTGACGACCAAGACGACGACGTTGAAGAGCCCATTGACAACCGTAACATACGCTTCGAAGATAGCACCGCCATTCCTCCAAATCAACTCTACCTTCCCAGCTCCGAATACCCTCCGCCGCCCGCCGCAAACGGTGCCTCTGATCAGCTTACTCTGTCCTTCCAGGGTGAAGTTTATGTCTTCGACGCTGTTTCGCCTGATAAGGTAAGGTTTAGTGCTCAACTTGTGTGAGTTGTGCTGTGGTAGTGATTGACTTGTACCAGTTTGGCATTCCCGAAATGTCTTGTTCTTCTCTGAAAGTTTGATTTTTGATCAACTTGTGAGAAAGGGTTGCATAAGGAGCTTGAGCTTTTGTGGTTCTCTTTCACAGGTGCAGGCGGTACTGCTACTTTTGGGTGGATATGAAATCCCTTCTGGCATTCCTTCCATGGGGCCGGTTCCTCTTAACCAGCAAGTATGTACTTTTAGATGTGTATAAATCATGCCAAGTTTCTCGAAATCGTAGTTTTTCAGttggttttaactttttttttcctttcacttTGCTGCTGTAATGACTTTTCTTCCAGGGTATGAATGACTTACCTGCAAAGCCAATTCAACCGCAGAGAGCTGCATCTTTAAGTCGGTTTCGCGAGAAGAGAAAAGAACGTTGTTTTGATAAGAAAATCCGTTACACCGTTCGGAAAGAAGTTGCGCTAAGGTATGGCAAAATCATTacttatttaataattttcttTAACTTTTCGTAATTGAAAAGCATTTCTCCTTCCTCTTCGGAATGTATATACCATCACAGCTCTGATGATGtagttgtttttattttatgagaATTGGTATAATATGTAAATTGCGGTCATTAGTGTTCGTATGGTCTTGATGTTGGTATGCTTATCATCAAGCAATCTGTACTATTTTAAAGAATAGTAAGATGTCTTCCTTTGAGGAATTTTTGTTGTATGGATTGATGTACATATATATCTTTTAGGCTTTTTAGtcgaaatggtccctgagatttgcataacacatcactttggtctctgagatttaaaatcaatagaggtggtccctgagattgtccaccatccattattttggtcattctgttaaaaaaacTCCGTTAAATTAAGGGTATAACACAAAactttggttcctgagattaTCTACAATCCATCATTTTTGTCCTTCCATTAAAAAACTCAAGAACCGCTTAATGGAGTTTTTtaatggaaggaccaaaataatggatggatggaaggaccaaaataatggatggtggacaatctcagggaccacttctactgattttaaatctcagggaccaaagttatgtgttatgaaaatctc carries:
- the LOC103443931 gene encoding GATA transcription factor 28-like, which produces MAESDHQNSMYSTGGGVTQSNQVDDQDDDVEEPIDNRNIRFEDSTAIPPNQLYLPSSEYPPPPAANGASDQLTLSFQGEVYVFDAVSPDKVQAVLLLLGGYEIPSGIPSMGPVPLNQQGMNDLPAKPIQPQRAASLSRFREKRKERCFDKKIRYTVRKEVALRMQRKKGQFTSSKASSDDGGPASSTQGSGQDESMRETSCTHCGISSKSTPMMRRGPAGPRTLCNACGLKWANKGSLTGVPKVLNVGIHDPSLKGIEQSNGEVQDSDVVAMGANVAPSSANGDNSAMTVDRKL